One Proteinivorax tanatarense DNA segment encodes these proteins:
- a CDS encoding sensor histidine kinase — MALLFLFVWSYYSELIIQRELYQRENIIKEVKSELAYKHEFTKQGVRQLYFEEDLIEDLVFALQHDYQDYLEYRLNKFAESDSFVPYNFDLFIKNYYSRNPDIVALQIQNEVLNTQYQYLFDHSSWYISEMNDDVDAKERFYTVKVSINDPVSLERIGTMTAYYSYQGFDRVLSRVDEPLKGSVTLSNKEGKNYYTYGEKYKEISPEFGSGNKELKSGGTYFVNSSVEPMSEVMVTSILPRNEVKNLRGYGFRVVLMTSGLAFIAIAIPYFSLRSYSKRVDEIIGKMKEVQNGDMKARISNVKVCDDLSIIAHTFNETLDTLDDYLNKMYFSKLKQKEAELAHLQAQINPHFLYNTLEAIRMKSMAEGGQTSAKMIVQLSKIFRHSLNKAEMVTIREEINHAFEYIELFKNRFPNQLICRFEVGKKVENCYVIPFILQPLIENFLMHGFKRDRDDNKLFIKIEEERQQLSIIIEDNGIGIDSRKVKEIEKKINNLDSDSESIGLSNVNQRIVLKHGENYGVKIESEYGCGTLIKVKLPIIKEVQSYG, encoded by the coding sequence ATGGCATTGCTTTTTTTATTTGTTTGGAGTTATTATTCTGAACTGATTATTCAAAGAGAGCTGTACCAAAGAGAAAACATTATAAAAGAAGTTAAGTCTGAGCTTGCATATAAGCATGAGTTTACCAAACAAGGGGTAAGACAGTTATATTTCGAAGAAGACTTAATTGAGGATTTAGTTTTTGCGTTACAGCATGATTATCAGGATTACTTAGAATATAGATTAAATAAGTTTGCTGAAAGTGATTCTTTTGTTCCATATAATTTTGACCTATTTATAAAAAATTATTATTCCAGAAATCCTGATATTGTGGCATTGCAAATCCAAAATGAAGTGCTAAACACGCAATACCAATATTTATTTGACCATAGTAGTTGGTATATAAGTGAAATGAATGATGATGTTGATGCCAAAGAGAGATTTTATACAGTAAAGGTATCGATTAACGACCCTGTTTCTTTGGAAAGAATTGGAACCATGACTGCATATTATAGTTATCAAGGGTTTGATAGAGTGTTATCTAGGGTAGATGAACCTTTAAAAGGGTCAGTAACCTTAAGTAATAAAGAAGGGAAAAACTATTATACTTATGGAGAAAAATATAAAGAAATAAGTCCTGAGTTTGGTTCTGGTAATAAAGAACTGAAATCAGGAGGGACTTACTTTGTAAACTCTTCAGTTGAGCCAATGAGTGAGGTTATGGTAACCTCCATACTGCCTAGAAACGAAGTAAAAAACTTGCGTGGATATGGGTTTAGAGTGGTTTTAATGACTTCAGGGTTAGCGTTTATAGCTATAGCTATTCCTTATTTTTCTTTGAGAAGTTATTCTAAAAGGGTAGATGAGATTATTGGCAAAATGAAAGAAGTTCAAAATGGAGACATGAAAGCTAGAATCTCCAATGTTAAGGTTTGTGATGATCTCTCTATAATTGCTCATACGTTTAATGAAACACTAGATACCTTAGATGACTATCTAAATAAGATGTACTTTTCAAAGCTAAAGCAAAAAGAGGCAGAATTAGCTCACTTACAAGCACAAATAAACCCCCATTTTTTATACAACACTTTAGAAGCTATACGAATGAAATCAATGGCTGAGGGAGGACAAACTTCTGCTAAAATGATTGTACAGTTGTCCAAAATATTTAGACATTCCTTAAATAAGGCGGAAATGGTAACTATACGGGAAGAAATAAATCATGCCTTTGAATATATCGAATTATTTAAAAATCGCTTTCCTAATCAACTTATTTGTAGATTTGAAGTAGGGAAGAAGGTAGAAAACTGCTATGTAATCCCTTTTATATTACAACCATTAATAGAGAATTTTTTGATGCATGGCTTTAAAAGGGATAGAGATGATAATAAACTTTTCATTAAAATAGAAGAAGAGAGACAGCAGTTATCGATAATAATTGAAGATAATGGAATCGGTATAGACAGCAGAAAGGTAAAAGAAATAGAAAAGAAAATAAACAACTTAGATAGCGATTCTGAGTCTATAGGACTTAGTAATGTCAATCAAAGGATAGTGCTAAAACATGGTGAAAACTACGGTGTAAAAATAGAAAGTGAATATGGCTGTGGAACTTTAATTAAAGTAAAGTTACCAATTATAAAAGAGGTGCAAAGCTATGGTTAA
- a CDS encoding ABC transporter substrate-binding protein, whose protein sequence is MKKLSLFLVIIMVLSFTAGCGGEKEVKGNPDHELDHVTLTWYLIGTPQSDLDKVLEEINEYTLEKINATIDLRMLDWGEYDDRMQVIVTSGEEYDIAFTSSWANNYSLNARRGAFLELTDLMDEYGQEMQEAIDPAFLEGAQIDGGLYAVPTNKEVGQQAVLAYNKELADKHDLDLSDVTCIKDMEPYFQVIKEEESGVSPIATFDAFLPFDSLLQEEMPFAFRLEGDTTEVINKYEEEITHDILSTMHDYYNKGYIRSDAATSTDSWPMDVQNWFVRKELYQPYAELLWSRSSGYEIDYVPLQEPYVFNNSVTGSMQAISATSRNPERAMMFLNLLNTDPYLRTLVDKGIEGVHYELNDDGTITDLPARVEDYNMPSFAIGNQLILPLHDDEPEDKWEAFEEFNDNSIPSPALGFYFDPSAVRTEIAAISNVTSEFAPALLKGAVDPDVYLDVFNERLYEAGMQKVLDEIQEQYDEWRAHQQ, encoded by the coding sequence ATGAAAAAGTTATCTTTGTTTTTAGTTATTATTATGGTGCTCAGCTTTACTGCTGGCTGTGGAGGAGAAAAAGAAGTTAAAGGCAACCCTGACCATGAGTTAGACCATGTTACATTAACTTGGTACTTAATTGGAACACCACAATCTGACCTTGACAAAGTACTAGAAGAAATTAACGAATACACACTTGAAAAAATAAACGCTACCATAGATTTGCGCATGTTAGATTGGGGCGAGTATGATGATAGGATGCAAGTTATTGTTACGTCTGGAGAAGAATATGATATTGCCTTTACAAGTTCATGGGCAAACAACTATTCCTTAAATGCAAGACGAGGCGCTTTTTTAGAACTTACAGATCTTATGGATGAATATGGACAAGAAATGCAAGAGGCTATAGATCCTGCCTTCCTTGAAGGAGCACAAATAGACGGTGGTTTATACGCGGTGCCAACAAATAAAGAAGTTGGGCAGCAGGCTGTATTAGCTTATAACAAGGAATTAGCAGATAAGCATGATCTTGATTTGTCAGATGTAACTTGTATAAAAGATATGGAACCATATTTTCAAGTAATAAAAGAAGAGGAATCTGGAGTAAGTCCCATAGCTACTTTTGATGCATTTTTGCCATTTGATTCGCTACTTCAAGAAGAAATGCCTTTTGCCTTTAGGCTAGAAGGAGATACAACTGAAGTTATAAATAAGTATGAGGAAGAAATTACCCATGATATTTTGAGTACTATGCATGACTACTATAACAAGGGATATATAAGGTCAGATGCTGCTACAAGCACAGATTCATGGCCTATGGATGTGCAAAATTGGTTTGTTAGAAAAGAGCTATATCAACCATATGCAGAACTATTATGGTCCCGTTCATCAGGATATGAAATAGATTATGTGCCTTTACAAGAACCATATGTATTTAATAACTCGGTGACGGGCTCTATGCAAGCTATTTCAGCTACTTCAAGAAATCCAGAAAGAGCTATGATGTTTTTAAATCTGTTAAACACAGATCCTTATTTAAGAACCTTAGTTGATAAAGGTATAGAGGGAGTTCATTATGAGCTAAATGATGATGGAACAATAACCGATTTACCGGCAAGAGTAGAGGATTACAACATGCCGAGTTTTGCAATAGGCAACCAGTTGATTTTGCCTTTGCATGACGATGAGCCCGAGGATAAATGGGAAGCTTTTGAAGAATTTAACGATAACTCAATTCCTTCACCAGCTTTAGGGTTTTATTTTGACCCAAGCGCAGTAAGAACAGAAATTGCAGCAATTTCTAACGTAACAAGTGAGTTTGCACCCGCTCTATTAAAAGGAGCAGTTGATCCAGATGTGTATTTAGATGTATTTAATGAAAGATTATATGAAGCAGGTATGCAAAAAGTACTTGATGAGATTCAAGAACAATATGATGAATGGCGTGCACATCAACAATAA
- a CDS encoding alpha-mannosidase: MFFKIEKLENRINELDRLRYKNIKMIESFKTYNPTKGEENRLPTNYSTEVLTVNDHWAGRDKYLWLNTNIKSIPLSKDSRQVLFLDLGRTGGGNNSGFEALLYLNKEPFQAVDCNHKEVILPNAGDKMELDILLWSGLEGGGHPQQQFYRIKEAWHGLLDKKIDSLYYLSKAVLQSIKVLDENDPSRAKLLTSLNDAFLVIDWTEPQSEEFYQSVYKSLDILKAKVNLKSANKQNINIHTIGHSHIDLAWLWRVKHTKEKAKRTFTTVLRLMELYDDYTFLQSQPQLYQWIKDEEPELYKKIKEKVANGQWQVEGGMWVEADCNIPSGESLVRQLLYGKKFYLDEFGKDSKVLWLPDVFGYSWALPQILKKSGIETFVTTKISWNQYNRMPHDTFKWKGIDGSEVLTHFITTPEPGRDENSWFYTYNGLITAETLKGIWNKYRDKEINNDLLLAYGYGDGGGGVNREMLEMKNQYNKVDGMPKVQSTNAEKYFDKLHENLDHSNGYLHTWDGELYLEYHRGTYTSQAKVKQKNRQLENEYRKLELISVWEGFKNKFKQYPKELIEKGWKKILLNQFHDIIPGSSIKEVYEDCHKDYQQAEEIKNQIMTNKIETIVVKEDNVVSYFHPLQYKGAIVVKVPKENNPESLNFWLEDKPLTAQKLENGDFLVLVDEARPLSFGNIALKEAETEKSNQLSSVELHKQFLSTPYYEIKWDSQGQLTSIFDIEAGREVLKGKGNVFRIFEDKPMAHDAWDIDLFYKEKSSKVGNLKECYVEENGKIRTTIVFKWQWKNVSITQKMHCYSYTKRIDFETIVDWDVRQRLLKVEFPLDIRCTEAIYDIQFGNVTRPNNWNTSWDMARFESVGHKWSAISETDYGVALMNDSKYGYSNKDNVLQLSLLKGAVHPDPNADEGQHYFTYSIFPFGGLKNKWEVEKEAAYLNTPIEALSGGAKKEFTAPFIEIDKENVVLDAVKISEWSDNKIIVRFHEMEGARSKIKVKSLYEIDNWKEVNLIENESLSPLHHGPIELEFSPYEIKTIEVEFK, encoded by the coding sequence ATGTTTTTTAAAATTGAGAAACTAGAAAACCGTATCAACGAACTAGATAGATTAAGGTATAAAAATATAAAGATGATAGAGTCATTTAAAACCTATAATCCAACAAAAGGTGAAGAAAATAGATTACCTACAAATTACTCTACAGAAGTTTTAACAGTCAACGATCATTGGGCTGGTAGGGATAAATATTTATGGCTTAATACTAATATAAAATCTATCCCTTTATCAAAAGATAGTCGTCAAGTGCTATTTTTGGACTTAGGTCGCACTGGTGGTGGAAATAACTCAGGTTTTGAAGCCTTATTATATCTCAACAAAGAGCCATTTCAGGCAGTTGACTGTAACCATAAAGAGGTTATCCTGCCTAATGCTGGCGATAAAATGGAACTGGATATATTACTTTGGTCAGGACTAGAGGGTGGGGGGCACCCTCAGCAACAATTTTATCGCATAAAAGAAGCGTGGCATGGACTTTTAGATAAAAAAATTGATAGCCTTTATTATTTATCGAAAGCGGTTTTACAATCAATAAAAGTTTTAGATGAAAATGACCCATCGAGAGCTAAACTTCTAACTTCTCTTAATGATGCCTTTTTAGTGATAGACTGGACCGAACCCCAAAGTGAAGAATTTTATCAATCAGTTTATAAGTCCTTGGATATTTTAAAAGCAAAGGTTAATTTAAAATCTGCCAATAAACAGAATATTAACATTCATACAATAGGCCATTCCCACATTGACTTAGCGTGGCTTTGGCGAGTGAAACATACTAAAGAAAAGGCAAAAAGAACATTTACAACCGTTCTGAGATTGATGGAACTTTATGATGACTATACTTTTCTGCAAAGTCAACCACAATTATATCAGTGGATAAAAGATGAAGAGCCAGAATTGTATAAAAAAATTAAAGAAAAAGTAGCTAATGGTCAGTGGCAGGTGGAAGGAGGAATGTGGGTTGAAGCAGATTGCAATATTCCATCTGGAGAATCTTTGGTAAGACAACTTTTATACGGTAAAAAGTTTTATTTAGATGAGTTTGGAAAAGATAGCAAGGTTTTATGGCTTCCCGATGTATTTGGTTATAGCTGGGCATTACCTCAGATATTAAAAAAATCAGGCATAGAAACTTTTGTAACTACAAAAATCAGTTGGAATCAATATAATAGGATGCCTCATGATACCTTTAAGTGGAAAGGTATAGATGGTAGTGAAGTTCTAACTCACTTTATTACGACCCCGGAGCCAGGCAGGGATGAAAACTCTTGGTTTTATACCTATAATGGTTTAATAACTGCTGAAACCTTAAAAGGTATTTGGAATAAATACCGTGATAAGGAAATCAATAATGATTTGTTATTGGCTTATGGATACGGAGATGGTGGTGGCGGCGTAAATAGAGAAATGTTAGAAATGAAAAATCAGTACAATAAGGTAGATGGTATGCCTAAAGTACAATCCACAAACGCCGAAAAATATTTTGACAAACTACATGAAAATTTAGATCACAGCAATGGATATCTTCATACATGGGATGGTGAACTTTATTTAGAGTACCACCGAGGAACATATACAAGTCAAGCCAAAGTAAAACAAAAAAACCGTCAGCTAGAAAATGAGTATAGAAAATTAGAACTGATATCTGTTTGGGAAGGGTTTAAAAATAAATTTAAACAATACCCAAAAGAGTTAATTGAAAAAGGCTGGAAAAAGATATTATTAAATCAATTCCACGACATAATACCGGGTTCATCCATCAAAGAAGTTTATGAGGATTGTCATAAAGATTATCAACAAGCAGAAGAAATTAAAAACCAAATCATGACAAATAAAATAGAAACTATCGTTGTTAAAGAAGATAACGTAGTAAGTTACTTTCATCCTTTACAATATAAGGGAGCGATTGTGGTAAAAGTTCCTAAAGAGAACAACCCTGAGAGTTTAAATTTTTGGTTAGAAGATAAACCTTTAACTGCACAAAAATTAGAAAATGGTGATTTTTTAGTGTTAGTTGATGAGGCAAGACCTCTATCATTTGGAAATATAGCTTTAAAAGAAGCTGAGACTGAAAAAAGTAATCAACTGAGCTCTGTAGAGTTGCATAAACAATTCTTGAGCACTCCTTATTATGAAATAAAGTGGGATAGTCAAGGACAGTTAACTAGTATTTTTGATATAGAAGCTGGTAGAGAGGTATTAAAAGGCAAAGGAAATGTGTTTAGGATTTTTGAAGATAAACCAATGGCTCATGATGCCTGGGACATTGATTTATTTTATAAAGAAAAAAGCAGCAAGGTTGGAAATCTAAAAGAGTGTTATGTTGAAGAGAATGGAAAAATACGAACCACTATTGTATTTAAATGGCAGTGGAAAAATGTATCTATTACTCAAAAAATGCACTGTTACTCTTATACTAAAAGAATAGATTTTGAAACAATTGTCGATTGGGACGTAAGGCAAAGACTTTTAAAAGTTGAGTTTCCGTTGGATATCAGATGCACAGAAGCTATTTATGATATCCAATTTGGAAATGTTACTAGACCTAATAACTGGAATACATCTTGGGACATGGCCAGATTTGAATCAGTAGGGCATAAATGGTCTGCTATTTCTGAAACAGATTATGGAGTTGCTTTAATGAATGATAGCAAGTACGGATACTCAAACAAGGATAATGTGCTACAATTATCGCTGTTAAAAGGAGCTGTACACCCTGACCCCAATGCAGACGAAGGACAGCACTACTTTACTTACTCAATTTTCCCCTTTGGTGGGCTCAAAAATAAATGGGAGGTTGAGAAAGAAGCTGCTTATCTAAATACCCCTATAGAAGCTTTATCCGGTGGAGCAAAAAAAGAGTTCACTGCTCCTTTTATAGAAATCGATAAAGAAAATGTCGTTTTAGATGCTGTAAAGATTTCTGAATGGAGTGATAACAAAATAATAGTGAGGTTCCATGAAATGGAAGGTGCTAGATCTAAAATAAAAGTTAAATCTTTGTATGAAATTGATAACTGGAAAGAAGTAAACTTAATTGAGAATGAAAGCTTATCGCCTTTGCACCATGGACCAATAGAGTTAGAATTTTCACCTTATGAAATAAAGACTATAGAGGTAGAGTTTAAATAA
- a CDS encoding response regulator transcription factor produces MVKVMLVDDEPLILEGLKNIINWESFGFKVVSIASHGKEAIEKYKANPADLVITDVKMPNMGGLELIKALKAENNEVKSIVLSGFQEFDYVKKGLELGIENYLLKPVDQEELLLSLKGVKEKINNTLIQQKSSLVMRDQGLWRWINGQMSFDDLRQRLSFYTGMDITFPINIGLLKIECQQSSEILINRLQKEMEKREKTIAVVSPLGHMFFLWCGIDEDKLKEEIADLKKRLKKDTEKGEYILVYSKKVKEPEKIHDAFKEIEMASELKMLLPKQEHKNIDYIYFKESKNVKEEHTYLSNHLSQEIIEKITEGEYDLVEKELGKTFDYYNSQNLKVIVKSILLELLFFIKNNFFLQLEHEQYVKKVHAILNLQSVEEAKITLTHCIELLETSKIEDKSKHSPIIETILKHIHQNYAEDMSLKTLGALYHISPIYLGQLFQKEVNYSFTKYLNSVRIKKAKEYLLNSYEKAGSIGNKVGYADPAYFYKQFKKQEKMTPSQWRKKYTKTG; encoded by the coding sequence ATGGTTAAAGTGATGCTTGTTGATGATGAACCGTTAATACTGGAAGGACTTAAAAATATTATAAACTGGGAATCTTTTGGTTTTAAAGTCGTTTCTATAGCTTCTCACGGAAAAGAAGCTATAGAAAAATATAAAGCTAATCCTGCTGATCTTGTAATAACAGATGTAAAAATGCCTAACATGGGAGGGTTAGAATTAATTAAAGCCTTAAAAGCAGAAAATAATGAGGTTAAATCAATCGTACTATCTGGGTTCCAAGAATTTGATTATGTTAAAAAAGGTTTAGAGCTTGGAATAGAAAATTATTTGCTAAAGCCAGTGGACCAAGAGGAGCTTTTATTATCTTTAAAGGGTGTTAAAGAAAAGATAAATAATACATTGATACAGCAAAAATCTAGTTTAGTTATGCGGGATCAGGGGCTGTGGCGATGGATCAATGGACAAATGAGCTTTGATGATTTAAGGCAAAGGCTATCATTTTACACAGGAATGGACATTACTTTTCCTATAAATATTGGACTGTTAAAGATTGAGTGCCAGCAAAGTAGTGAAATACTCATTAACAGACTCCAGAAAGAAATGGAAAAGAGAGAAAAAACTATAGCTGTGGTATCCCCTTTGGGGCACATGTTTTTCTTATGGTGTGGCATCGATGAAGATAAATTAAAAGAAGAAATTGCTGACTTAAAAAAAAGGTTAAAAAAGGATACTGAAAAAGGTGAATACATTTTAGTTTATAGTAAGAAAGTAAAAGAACCAGAGAAAATACACGATGCTTTTAAGGAAATTGAAATGGCTAGTGAATTGAAAATGCTTCTGCCTAAACAAGAGCATAAAAATATTGATTACATTTACTTTAAAGAATCGAAAAATGTTAAAGAAGAACACACCTACTTAAGTAATCATCTAAGCCAAGAAATAATTGAAAAGATTACAGAGGGGGAATATGACTTAGTAGAAAAAGAACTGGGAAAAACATTTGATTACTATAATTCCCAAAATTTAAAGGTTATAGTAAAAAGCATATTATTGGAACTATTATTTTTTATCAAGAATAACTTCTTTCTGCAGTTAGAACATGAACAGTATGTAAAAAAAGTCCATGCTATACTAAACCTTCAATCGGTTGAAGAGGCTAAAATTACCCTAACTCACTGTATTGAGCTTTTGGAGACCTCAAAAATTGAAGATAAAAGCAAACACAGCCCTATTATAGAAACTATATTAAAGCATATTCACCAAAACTATGCAGAAGATATGTCCTTAAAAACACTAGGAGCTCTTTACCATATAAGCCCAATTTACTTGGGGCAACTATTTCAAAAAGAAGTCAACTATTCTTTTACGAAATACTTGAACAGCGTCCGAATAAAGAAAGCTAAAGAATATCTTTTGAACTCATATGAAAAAGCTGGCTCTATAGGAAATAAAGTTGGTTATGCAGACCCTGCTTACTTTTACAAACAGTTTAAAAAGCAGGAAAAGATGACGCCTTCACAGTGGAGAAAAAAATATACTAAAACAGGCTAA
- a CDS encoding carbohydrate ABC transporter permease, translating to MKSFEKISQQTKASSEEVVNLGKKKKYDPHSFSKKTNIVMNILLALFAFLCIFPFVYVIIISLSSEQSLAMHGYRVIPQEWSLDAYRYLWMMRSQLLRAYGITIFITVVGTLLSVAMISMYSYAISRKQFIYRRQFTFLVFFTMLFSGGMVPFYIVMTQFLGLKNSIWALILPLAVNAFYIIIMRTFFQRSVPEAIIESARIDGAGEFRIFLTIVLPLAIPGIATIALFSTLAYWNDWFNALLFIDDPNLIPLQSLLMRIENNLDFIAQNAHIGAQSESLMASIPQDSAQMAIVVIATLPIALTYPFFQKYFVRGLTIGGVKE from the coding sequence ATGAAAAGTTTTGAAAAAATTTCACAGCAAACAAAAGCAAGCAGTGAAGAAGTTGTAAATTTAGGCAAAAAAAAGAAATATGATCCTCATTCTTTTTCTAAAAAGACTAATATTGTTATGAATATTTTGTTGGCACTTTTTGCATTTCTTTGCATTTTTCCTTTTGTATATGTGATTATTATTTCTTTATCCAGTGAGCAGTCCTTGGCAATGCATGGTTATAGAGTGATACCCCAAGAGTGGAGTTTAGATGCATATAGATACTTGTGGATGATGAGGTCTCAGCTGCTTAGAGCATACGGAATAACTATATTTATAACTGTAGTAGGTACGCTTTTGAGTGTTGCCATGATCTCGATGTATTCATATGCAATATCAAGAAAACAGTTTATTTACCGACGGCAGTTTACTTTTCTAGTGTTTTTTACAATGTTGTTTAGTGGGGGTATGGTGCCATTTTATATTGTAATGACCCAATTTTTAGGCTTAAAAAATAGTATATGGGCGCTGATACTTCCCTTAGCAGTAAACGCTTTTTATATAATTATAATGCGAACTTTCTTTCAGCGTTCTGTACCAGAAGCTATTATAGAATCAGCTAGAATAGATGGTGCTGGAGAATTTAGAATTTTTCTTACTATAGTTTTGCCACTGGCTATTCCAGGAATAGCAACCATAGCTCTCTTTAGTACATTAGCTTATTGGAATGACTGGTTTAATGCATTGCTGTTTATAGACGATCCTAATTTGATTCCGCTACAATCGTTGTTGATGAGGATTGAAAATAACTTAGATTTCATAGCACAAAATGCTCATATAGGTGCACAAAGTGAATCCTTAATGGCGTCTATACCGCAGGATTCTGCTCAAATGGCAATAGTGGTTATAGCAACCTTGCCGATAGCTTTAACTTATCCTTTCTTTCAAAAATATTTTGTTAGAGGATTGACTATTGGTGGGGTAAAAGAGTAA
- a CDS encoding ABC transporter permease — MWRLKRTAKNIKKNRVWLLMTLPGLIWLIVLKYIPMFGQILAFKDFKFHPDGFLASIYHSEWVGLDNFRFLFGSRDAWVITRNTVLYNLVFIVLGLVLAVGFAIVLSEIANKRLTKVYQTGMLFPHFLSWVVVSHFVFAFLSVERGMFNRILEAFGQDPVFWYNEPKFWPFFIVGISQWKGVGFNSIIYLAAIVGIDKNYYEAALIDGASKWQQIKHVTIPMLKPLMIILTLLSIGNIFSADFGLFYQIPRDSGPLYPVTNVIDTYVYRGLMSMGDIGMSTAAGLYQATVGFVLIMITNYIVRKIDEENALF; from the coding sequence ATGTGGCGACTTAAAAGGACAGCAAAAAACATTAAAAAAAATCGCGTGTGGTTATTGATGACACTACCTGGACTTATATGGTTAATAGTTCTAAAATACATACCAATGTTTGGACAAATCCTGGCCTTTAAAGATTTTAAATTCCACCCCGATGGTTTTTTAGCAAGTATTTATCATAGTGAATGGGTGGGGCTTGATAACTTTAGGTTTTTGTTTGGTAGTAGAGATGCCTGGGTGATAACTCGAAACACAGTGTTGTACAATCTGGTTTTTATAGTACTAGGGCTAGTTTTAGCAGTTGGTTTTGCTATCGTGTTAAGCGAAATTGCTAACAAAAGATTAACTAAAGTGTATCAAACAGGAATGCTTTTCCCTCACTTTTTATCTTGGGTGGTAGTAAGCCATTTTGTGTTTGCATTTTTAAGCGTAGAAAGGGGAATGTTCAATAGGATATTAGAGGCTTTTGGACAAGACCCTGTTTTTTGGTATAACGAACCCAAGTTTTGGCCGTTTTTTATAGTAGGAATCAGCCAATGGAAAGGTGTTGGGTTTAACAGTATTATTTATTTAGCAGCCATAGTGGGTATTGATAAAAACTACTATGAAGCGGCTTTGATTGATGGGGCTAGTAAATGGCAACAAATAAAGCATGTTACCATTCCTATGCTCAAACCTTTGATGATAATACTTACGCTGTTAAGTATCGGTAATATATTTAGTGCTGACTTCGGATTGTTTTATCAGATTCCGAGAGACTCTGGTCCATTATATCCGGTTACAAACGTTATAGATACCTATGTATACAGAGGGCTAATGTCTATGGGAGATATAGGTATGAGTACAGCAGCAGGATTATACCAGGCTACTGTAGGATTTGTTTTGATTATGATTACTAACTATATTGTGCGGAAAATAGATGAGGAGAATGCATTATTCTAA